AAAAGGCGCTGGTACTGCGGGAAAAGCTCCGCATCCGGCACGGCCCTGGCCCGGGCCGCCAGCCGTCCCATCTGGCCTGCGATCTTTGGCGAATGGGACATGAGCAGGTACTTGTGGCTGGCCTGGAAGGCCGCCAGCCGTCCCACCCGGAGGCTCTTGCCCGGGGCGTCCGGGGTCGGGGCGCCAGACGGCGTTGCGTCCAGGCCGACCTCGGCCAGCAAGTCGCGGTATCTGGCCAGGGTGAACACCCGTTCGATGAAATTTTCCCGCAGCCCGGCGTCGTGCAGCCGTCCCTCCTCCTCCACGGGCAGAAGCGGAAAGCGGTCCATGAAGGCCCGGGCGAAAAGCCCCACGCCGGTCATGGCCGGGGGGCCTTTCTCCGGATAGACCTTGACCCGGGCCATGCCGGATGACGGCGATTTGCTCTTGAAAATGTAGCCGCACAGGTTTTCCCCGGCCAGTTCCTCTACGCGGCGGGCGCAGTAGTCGAGCATGCGGCCGGTCACGTCGATGCCGGTCGTGATCGTCACCAGGCGCGGGCTGGCGGGGTCGCCGGTCAGGCGCATGGCCGGTCGCGGCACGGGGAGGCCGCATTCGGTCTCCGGGCACACCGGCACGA
Above is a genomic segment from Desulfolutivibrio sulfodismutans DSM 3696 containing:
- a CDS encoding YbgA family protein, with the protein product MDRPIRLGVSACLLGHNVRYDGGHKRDAYVADTLSAYFDFVPVCPETECGLPVPRPAMRLTGDPASPRLVTITTGIDVTGRMLDYCARRVEELAGENLCGYIFKSKSPSSGMARVKVYPEKGPPAMTGVGLFARAFMDRFPLLPVEEEGRLHDAGLRENFIERVFTLARYRDLLAEVGLDATPSGAPTPDAPGKSLRVGRLAAFQASHKYLLMSHSPKIAGQMGRLAARARAVPDAELFPQYQRLLLSAMALHATPAKHANVLQHILGYFKKQLSPDEKAEALELFADYRAGQLPLVVPVTLLSHFVRKYDAAYLKDQWYLHPHPRELMLRNHA